tGCAGGTATATAGCTGGAATTGATCTTTGATAACTGggactgctttgtttttgtcaatTGCCTAAATTTCTGTGCTTGTCCGTTCAGGTTTGTTTGCACTCAAGGGTTTGTTTACCCGTCCACTCTAGCTCAAGCATGCAAGAGTATGTTTCTGTACAATCAAAGGATAACACACATTTAGCAAAGACTCCCACCCACCCCTGCTATCCTTTAGTTTTTCCCTCCTTCTCAGGGCTTAGTCCTCTCAGCTGACTCGGCTTTGATCAGCACTGAGAACAATTTTCTGAAACTTTTTTGTAGCCAGTCCCATacgaaaaaaatccaaacaagaCAAATACAGGAATAAAGAGCAGGAAGAAAGGTTATGCTGATgactgcatctttaaaccccTTCCCTATTAATTATTGTGGTTTTATTGCTTACCTTTATGTGGATTACGGTTATGGATTACCAACAAAGGAATGTTGTGTGCAAGAGGATTGAAGACTGGAAGTTTTCACATTCAAAGAGGTTGACAGTTTGGGCAAAATGAATGATTGTAAGAAAACTCTGGaaaattttctttgaaaaatccTTACAGAGAAACAGCTCTTTTCGCGATGTCCCTTCAGACTTTTTCCGAAAAACGTGAGACATTTTGTTGATGAGAATCCCTCTTCTTTCCCTTTGAGATTGAAGATGTCAGATCTCAGCCAGGTATCCGTTTTCTCCGACTCTTCGGACATTTATAAGGTGAGTGGAAAAGCATTAAGCTGAAAGCATTTATCATTAACATGGGCTAAGAACAAGGACACAGAGATTTTGAACATAGACATTCTTTTACTGTAAATGTGACATGGTTAATAAATAGCTTCATGACACCCTTTCATTTCATGTGTGGGTCCAAATCTcctttgtgaacattttaagaCCCAACCTGTTTTAAGCAATACCAACCCAAGACCACTTGATGTTTCTACTGGAACCTTTCAATgttattagtttttttaaataaagtgtttAGTATCCACTTGTATTAGACAATAGGCACACAACCTGAGCTAGTCTAATGCGCCTTGACGTCCCACAGCTTGTTCAATTCCTCTTTCTtggatttctttaatttttagtCTTACTTTTTTTTGAGTAGAGGCAGTTTTAATATGGACATTTAGGTGAGCATGGTGCTGAGGGTGTAGCGGTTAAGCGTGGGACCCATATACAGGCTTTAGTCCTTGACGTGGCCATTTGAGTCCCTGCCCCAGGCGACATTTGCCACATGTCTTGCCCCTTCTCTCtgcccccatttcctgtctgtccACTTTGAGCaaaatactggaaaaataaaggtcactagtgctacagaaaaaaaaagcatatttatatatatatatatatataaaaatggaGATGGGGGGGCTACACAAATGCTAGATAAGAACAAATCATTTATCGATCAGTTGAAATTCAGCAGGTTTGCTATTGCTTTAATGCATATGCAATCATATAGGGAGTAGGTGCCCTAATGGAGGAGAAAAAGAGAATAGCAGAACAGCCTTGCATTTTATATTGCATTACTATTTAGACTACATTTAGAATGTTTTTGAATGAAGACACTCAATATCAAGAACAGCTGTTCCTGATATTACTGCAATTGGGATTTGCTACATCTGTCATGACTCCCCTCTTGACTGTTTCATCCATCACTATATTGTCAAGTTGGTAAGCCATCACCTGCTTGTCAAAAGCTTCACTTGGTCTTTTGTCCTGCCTATCTCCACCACTGTTTTTGATGACTCCCATTCTGGCTTATTGCCAGTAAACAAAAGCACTTAATGGCAGATGTTCCTGACAAAGGTGGCCAGAgagatgtctgggtttccctcatAGAAGCTGCTGCGCCCGTGACCCGGAATACAATAGATTGATGGTGCAGTAGACCATGTTCACCGCTATGTTTAGTGCCTCTAAGTATAAAAAACATAATGGACCAGTAGGAAGACTCAGTTGGCACTTCTACTTCCTCAAATAAGTTACAACATAGATACGACTTTGACTCAAATAATATTAGCGATGGTGGCACAAGTGGTAGGGGTTGGCAATCCTGGCCTGTCCGTCTCAGTCGTTGCGTCCTTGAGTTAGACATTTCACCCGCCTTGGTGGTCAGAGGGTCCagtggcagcctcacttctgtcactTTTTAGCTAGCTAAAAACAAGCTAGTCCAAATAAACATCTAATAGGAGAACGTGTTCTCCTGTACTGCTTATTTAGACTTTggtcagttaaaaaaaaagcttgttcacatttattcttttttcatttctgcAGAATGTGTTCTGTAACCCTGCGTTTGAGCTGGAGGGGGAGCAGGAGGAGAGGGTGGAAGGTTTCAGGACAtcctcatccacccctgaaccAATGAAACCCCCAGCTGCCAGTGAGTCAGCCAATCCCTGACTCAAGTTAGGATGTCTTATAGTTTGAAAAGTTTGAATCTGCATACAATAAATAACACCGATGGGTAACACAAACTGAGATGGCACATGCACACCTTTCTTAATGACagaaattatggaaaataattacttacattatttattttatatttgttagTTTTTCCATGACTGTGAAAAAAGGACAGTCAATGCAATCTCTAGCTCTGGAAAAACAGAACTCGCAATGTTTTTAATCCGCTCATTGGGAGTGTTTGCACATTCTTTGGTAATAATAAATCAGATTTATGTGTGCTTATAATCTGTCACTCAGGCCCAGGCTTTCTGGAAGTGTGCTCGATGCATCTCAGAGGCACAGGTGGTGGCTGGGGGGTGGTGGTGGTCTCTGCTGCTGCCCTGCTCCTGTTAACAGCCATTGGACTGGTGCTGGCTTTTATTCTCACTCGTGAGTCCCTGCTGCACCATGGTTGTTCAGAATGCAATAAGAGACATTTAAGAGTGGCTgaaagaataaatgaatgaagttAAACTGTTTACTACTTACTCTAGATTAAACATAATTCTCTGTCCAGATTTGTGTAATTTCTCATAGTATTTCGCTTTCTTTAAGAATTAAAGGGCCAGGTAATAGACAATCATCTGACCACAACCTCTACAGGCCTACAAAGTGCAGGACATGAAGTATCACACACTTCACCCACAATACCTTCAAAAATAAGTCACATAGAGAGCACGAAGGTACCACAGACTGCCAGGATCCCCCAGTCTGAAACAAGTAGGTCTGTCCTCAATCAACAGAATTGTCATTGCTTTCTGTACATGTTTTTTCTAACTCACATAAAATATCCTTTTCTGCCTCTCAGGTTGTGGAGGTGGTATGACTGACTTAGGGGGAAGTTTCAGTTCCCCAAACCACCCTGGCTCCTACCCCCCAAACTCACACTGCATCTGGGTGATCCAGGTACCACCCCCTCACTTGGTTCAGATTCGTGTTTCCTCTCTGGCAGTGGAGGGTCCATCTCCCTGTCTGTTTGACTGGTTGGAGGTTCAAGAGCAGGTCGAGCAGATCTCTGTGTTCACCAGGTCGGTCAGGTCCCATGGAGGTTGATATTGTCATAGTTCTATTTTTGTGGTGGACCAAAAGGCACacaagcacggagaaaagcagagaggtggtcgaaaactcctttaatttaaagcgagtccacttacatgcaggcgaGGTGCAGGGTGACAAGATTATCCAGTTCAaggacaaaatccaaaagacaTCTCATGAGGACATTGAAAAGACATAACGACACcacgtggaacaaaggacgaaggcaaacttaaatacagacaaaggtggacaagaaacaatagggcaggtaatcagaggaacagggaacaggtgacacaaggaggctgggaggcagagggagcaggtgaaacagattaaccaataaggagaaacacagacccaagcagaacaggagaaaagatgactagaataaaagtaaacagtaactaaagctaacctgttaaaggaggaattggagaataaagataaacagaagaaacagagctaagatggacaatgaatgtaaagggaacagaaactgagtaattaacaactaaaagaggaaaactaatgatgagaggagaacagacagggaggcaaaaggaaaccagaattgtcagaacacaaagtgatgaacaagaatacaaaactttaaacaagagcATCTAGTAAAACAGAAACcccaaaccacaaacaaagtccaaaatctcacatcctgacagaTATAGTATCTCCTTTCATTTTCATACCACAGGCTTATTTCTTGAAACTGCTTAACTGAGATGTGAGGTTTGTACCTTcgcttttcccacaaaatacTAAAAGATGACACAAGATGGCGCTAAAGATTTGCACATATTTGTTGAGCTCTTTAACAAAGAGGACTTGGACTTGGGATTAAATACATTGACCTTTTTGCATACTATCTTGGAAAATGTAACACAATGGTAAAATTATGGATATCGCATGAATGCTGCCTACAAATCCTAAAAGCTGCAATGGAGACTTAGTAAAAATGATTCAAATAAACCTTTCTGCTGCAGGTTTTGTGGTAACGTCGCCCCACCAACAATTAACACAAACAGCAGTACCGTGTGGGTCACCTTCCAGTCTGACGGCAGCATCGCCGGTAATGGCTTTGCTGCACAGTACAGAGCTGTCCTGCCGGCAAACAGTCAGTATTCTGTGTTCTAGATGTGTGTGCATGCTCTTATTCATTTGCAGTGTCACCTTAGGATCTATTCTGTGTTTTCTCAGAGAGCTGCAACAGAGAAGAGTTCATGTGTGATGGCGGTCGATGCCTGCttcctgtgtctgtgtgtgatggTCATCTAAACTGCAATGACCAAACAGACGAGGCAAACTGCAGCCATAAGCACAAAGGTGACAGCACAAAAGCTATCAATAAACTCAACAGGGATTCTCAAGAAGCATGCATGAGTGACTAAAGTTGTTTTCCAGAATGTGGTGGTCAGAAGTCTGGCCCTTATGGTTACATGGCAAGTCCAAATCACCCCAGGCCTTATCCTCACCAACAGGTACTTCTGGAAAGACTGAGCACTACCAAACCCACACAACTGCTAATAACAAAAGCGTAAtgctatttttatgttttctagcTGTGCATGTGGCATATATCTGTTGACGAGGGTCATGTCATCATGCTGAGCTTCACAAACTTTAGCCTGGAAACCCAGGATGTGTGTGAGTTTGACTATGTGGAAGTTCATGACAGCAGCAGCATTGGAGCTGGAAGGGTTTTAGGGAGGTAAGGACTCCACAGTCCTTTATAAACTATTGTAACATTAGTGTTTTCCTTAACCTGAGTCCCGTCAGTGGAGCTGAAGCCACTGATCTGCCTCAATGACAGGTTTTGTGGTACCACCTTCCCACCGGATCTGACCTCCTCGGGCCACCACATGACAGTGGTGTTTGTGGCTGATGAAGGCGTGGCTGAC
This genomic window from Girardinichthys multiradiatus isolate DD_20200921_A chromosome 18, DD_fGirMul_XY1, whole genome shotgun sequence contains:
- the LOC124883856 gene encoding membrane frizzled-related protein, which encodes MSDLSQVSVFSDSSDIYKNVFCNPAFELEGEQEERVEGFRTSSSTPEPMKPPAASFLEVCSMHLRGTGGGWGVVVVSAAALLLLTAIGLVLAFILTQLKGQVIDNHLTTTSTGLQSAGHEVSHTSPTIPSKISHIESTKVPQTARIPQSETSCGGGMTDLGGSFSSPNHPGSYPPNSHCIWVIQVPPPHLVQIRVSSLAVEGPSPCLFDWLEVQEQVEQISVFTRFCGNVAPPTINTNSSTVWVTFQSDGSIAGNGFAAQYRAVLPANKSCNREEFMCDGGRCLLPVSVCDGHLNCNDQTDEANCSHKHKECGGQKSGPYGYMASPNHPRPYPHQQLCMWHISVDEGHVIMLSFTNFSLETQDVCEFDYVEVHDSSSIGAGRVLGRFCGTTFPPDLTSSGHHMTVVFVADEGVADSGFKATYQAVSVLNKTCGPNQFACSTGECLQQQWLCDGWNDCSDGADEQGCGNSTYPPFTSSCEIIEVEMCQGLSYNLTSFPNIWLSISDQREAATLLRQYRVLMELACFEPLRRLVCGMFLPQCSPQGGILQPCRSVCSSAEQQCSQALDLFSFSWPFNCHLLLDSQDPLECSQP